The Pocillopora verrucosa isolate sample1 chromosome 2, ASM3666991v2, whole genome shotgun sequence genome has a segment encoding these proteins:
- the LOC131797335 gene encoding uncharacterized protein: protein MAHLLGSEACLESLKQDVNDVQTTVMDLLSRVGHLRSPSWKYPDKVACELDIDELLERYSYSSDEDHCKLSHIILFELLIDRLVLLLQCMAQFSDQLLTSCDGRPSSGKILGSSMSVGLVAKKFWNKLVHVQQTIQKLQTESKAKNKTMSKMEDTITDLRSEVKLFKQASDKRSGKSSVVQGKIESQSANRTSVKFILSPSEELSLESSTPSKELTLAVEDVTNAKTYHESSTQTYDTAFIPCEACARTQQNLIEVGSMVIKVCESQGLPSSLAKQKKLLRQSLMAAADVSRWASEQSHDLARINDHLDNLYAQINPLEDKLSRSKQVCAQLEKQIQDLEKQLLDKDSEGEKKETDFKEKLKQVVAEKDLLLSDAEKVNNELVKGKDVLQGMVLKLEEKKKKYKETVKTLGEENNRLLTELDKESKEVARLTVVESEVQQLKVEMDDLQVKLKNTSIELGKTQARNKTLEKHEQALQSKHDALLKRVDNLDNECEELRDRVLEAEGERDELQGVMEGLQTEKTNLSEELDSKQNLLEELRLEKEKLLQEVEEFEAKTNKLEQQLKESEEKLQLVVEFPSIDSKQQKSSSSDKEVMFNGEVPSEAEVAKDMERQVMANNIRIMTLEEQNEKLRKSISFLMNARENISKKKVQEPVPLWKQHSDEPGLIEDQRDLLRRSPVQNFYEENPNVSHKRPASAIREGQRSNSDHYMSNQIQPRPPEKPRAQSAKTRTKATTSKFAETKQSASLSAKLAASGKHATGILGRLAEGHTLRHEWEHSPAPTLDVTAREGRVGREIGRTSPTSTRYTPMNVFVCLSCDKMYNTQKDLDIHKSFCYGAVNEKFTYISGAEMLSTFQKAREQEQSSPLKKLNVLLLSFEWWSRKGGISTLNRVLAIQLDKHPLVDVTVFLPECSEEEKKEAVKHNINVVKAEKQPGMEKKVWLCVPPVDLPIDVVIGHGEKLGPPAKMIRDRRRCRWVQIVHTIPKELGMFKTYGNPIIKSEMKHEVEVELSKLADLVVGVGPKLSEAFRCYLRWCKKDPDDVINLTPGIFNEYSDIQHAPQDEKKCRVLVFGRDDEEDFALKGFDITAKAVALLPNTKLIFAGVRNENFQKVANRLLECGISLQNLEVRGFLKSTQEFIQLFCEVDLALLPSRSDGFGLTALEALSAGLPVLVSRNTGFGEALSKVPFGSFYVIDSEDPSVWASAIEQVWKKDRATRLQETENLRTWYGKKYNWESQCNDFVNKLRTIDSGKNKKGRILANCWPRLKSENLEHNTRCLSSVSAQNILEKLRREVEELEAEANELEQQLKESKEKLLLEVEFPSIDSKQQKSSSSDKEVMFNGEVPSEAEVAKDMERQVMANNIRILTLEKQNGKSKKSISVLMNARENISKKRVQEPVPLWKQHSDEPELTEEQKDLPRRSPAQNFYKENSNVSYKRSASAVREGQRSYSDHYMSNQIQPHPPEKPRAQSAKTRTMATTTRFSETKQSASLSAKPAANGKHATRILGRLAEGHTQKHEWEHSPAPTLDITVREGRGGRDIRRTSPASTRYTPMNVFVCMSCDKMYKTQKDLDIHKSFCYDAINANYK, encoded by the exons ATGGCACATTTACTTGGAAGTGAAGCTTGTTTAGAGAGCTTGAAACAAGACGTCAATGACGTTCAAACGACAGTAATGGATTTATTATCCAGAGTGGGACATTTAAGAAGTCCATCATGGAAATATCCCGATAAGGTAGCATGTGAATTGGATATTGATGAACTACTGGAGAGATATTCATATTCCAGTGATGAAGATCACTGTAAACTGTCACACATCATTCTTTTTGAACTTCTGATCGACAG ACTTGTTCTTTTGCTGCAATGTATGGCTCAGTTCAGTGACCAACTGCTGACCTCATGTGATGGCAGGCCTAGTAGTGGTAAAATATTAGGTTCCAGTATGTCTGTTGGACTGGTAGCCAAAAAGTTTTGGAACAAACTTGTTCATGTGCAGCAAACCATCCAGAAACTCCAGACTGAG AGCAaagccaaaaacaaaacaatgtccAAGATGGAAGACACGATAACAGATCTGCGGAGTGAGGTAAAACTCTTCAAGCAAGCATCAGATAAAAGATCAGGCAAATCTTCTGTTGTCcaaggaaaaattgaaagccAAAGTGCTAATAGAACTTCTGTGAAGttcattctctctccatctgAGGAGTTATCTCTAGAAAGTTCTACACCCTCAAAGGAACTTACCCTTGCTGTAGAAGATGTTACTAATGCAAAGACTTATCACGAGTCATCAACACAGACTTATGACACTGCATTTATTCCATGTGAGGCTTGTGCTAGAACACAACAAAATCTTATTGAAGTTGGTAGCATGGTGATAAAAGTATGTGAATCTCAAGGACTTCCATCTTCGCTGGCAAAGCAGAAAAAACTCTTGCGGCAGTCGCTAATGGCTGCTGCTGATGTGTCTAGGTGGGCATCTGAACAGAGCCATGATCTTGCAAGAATTAATGATCACTTGGATAATTTGTATGCACAGATAAATCCACTGGAGGATAAACTTAGTAGGTCAAAACAAGTTTGTGCGCAACTGGAAAAGCAAATCCAAGATCTGGAAAAGCAGTTGTTAGATAAGGACAGTGaaggtgaaaagaaagaaacggaCTTTAAAGAGAAGCTTAAACAAGTTGTTGCTGAGAAAGATTTGCTATTATCTGATGCAGAAAAAGTGAACAATGAACTTGTGAAGGGAAAAGATGTCCTTCAGGGTATGGTGCTCAAActggaggaaaagaaaaagaagtataAAGAAACAGTTAAAACTCTAG gTGAAGAAAACAACAGGTTGTTAACAGAGTTAGATAAGGAGTCTAAGGAGGTAGCAAGATTAACAGTGGTAGAGTCTGAAGTACAACAACTGAAGGTAGAAATGGATGACTTACAAGTCAAACTAAAAAACACTTCTATTGAATTGGGAAAAACACAGGCCAGGAACAAGACCTTGGAGAAACACGAACAG GCTTTGCAAAGCAAACATGATGCACTTCTTAAAAGAGTGGATAATCTGGACAATGAATGTGAGGAGCTGCGTGACAGAGTGCTTGAGGCAGAAGGAGAGAGAGATGAACTGCAAGGAGTGATGGAAGGTTTGCAAACTGAAAAGACAAACCTCTCTGAAGAGCTTGATTCCAAGCAG AACCTTCTGGAAGAACTCAgacttgaaaaggaaaaacttctgCAAGAAGTGGAAGAATTTGAGGcaaagacaaacaaacttgAACAGCAGCTaaaagaaagcgaagaaaaacTTCAACTCGTGGTAGAATTTCCATCCATTGATTCCAAACAGCAGAAATCTTCCTCGTCAGACAAAGAGGTGATGTTTAATGGGGAAGTTCCTTCAGAAGCAGAGGTAGCTAAAGATATGGAGAGACAAGTTATGGCCAACAATATCAGAATTATGACTCTTGaggaacaaaatgaaaagttgagGAAGTCTATATCTTTCTTGATGAACGCTCGAGAAAACATCTCCAAGAAGAAA GTACAAGAACCTGTTCCATTGTGGAAGCAACACAGTGACGAACCTGGACTAATAGAAGATCAGAGAGATTTACTCAGAAG GTCTCCTGTGCAGaatttttatgaagaaaacCCAAATGTTTCTCACAAACGCCCTGCATCTGCCATAAGAGAAGGACAGCGGTCGAACTCAGACCACTACATGTCAAACCAAATACAGCCCCGCCCACCTGAGAAACCTAGAGCCCAGTCCGCGAAGACAAGGACGAAGGCAACAACCTCAAAATTTGCCGAGACTAAACAAAGTGCTTCATTGAGTGCGAAACTTGCTGCTAGCGGGAAACATGCAACCGGCATTTTGGGAAGACTAGCAGAAGGACACACACTGAGACATGAATGGGAACATTCTCCTGCCCCTACCCTGGACGTAACAGCCCGTGAGGGGAGGGTTGGGCGTGAAATTGGACGCACGAGCCCTACCTCAACACGGTACACGCCTATGaacgtgtttgtttgtttgagttGTGATAAGATGTACAACACACAGAAAGATTTGGATATCCATAAATCTTTCTGTTATGGTGCAGTGAATGAAAA GTTTACGTACATCTCTGGTGCTGAAATGCTGTCTACCTTCCAGAAAGCGAGGGAACAAGAACAAAGTTCACCTCTCAAGAAACTAAACGTTTTGCTTTTGTCATTTGAATGGTGGTCCAGGAAGGGAGGAATATCAACCTTGAACAGAGTACTTGCCATTCAGTTGGATAAACATCCTTTGGTTGATGTGACAGTCTTCCTTCCTGAATGCAgcgaagaagaaaagaaagaagctgTCAAACATAACATTAATGTTGTTAAAGCCGAAAAGCAGCCTgggatggaaaaaaaagtttggctCTGCGTTCCACCTGTTGATCTCCCGATTGACGTAGTTATTGGTCACGGAGAAAAACTCGGGCCACCAGCCAAAATGATCAGAGACAGACGCCGATGCAGATGGGTTCAAATTGTTCATACCATTCCAAAAGAACTGGGCATGTTCAAAACTTATGGGAATCCCATCATTAAGAGTGAGATGAAGCATGAAGTTGAAGTTGAACTTAGCAAATTGGCTGATTTAGTCGTTGGAGTTGGGCCAAAGTTGAGCGAAGCTTTCCGTTGTTATCTTCGGTGGTGTAAAAAGGATCCTGATGATGTTATCAATCTAACTCCTGGGATTTTCAACGAATACTCGGACATACAACATGCACCCCAAGATGAGAAAAAGTGTCGAGTTTTGGTATTTGGCCGTGACGATGAGGAAGATTTCGCACTGAAGGGGTTTGATATCACAGCTAAAGCCGTAGCTTTGTTACCCAACACAAAACTTATCTTCGCCGGTGTACGTAATGAAAACTTCCAGAAGGTTGCTAACAGGCTTTTGGAGTGCGGTATTTCTCTACAAAATCTAGAGGTGAGAGGTTTTCTTAAGAGTACACAGGAGTTCATCCAGTTATTTTGTGAAGTGGATCTCGCCCTCCTGCCCTCACGATCCGACGGCTTTGGACTCACAGCTCTCGAAGCTTTATCTGCTGGCCTGCCTGTACTTGTGAGCCGCAACACGGGATTTGGAGAAGCACTCAGCAAAGTCCCATTCGGTTCATTTTATGTAATCGACTCCGAGGATCCCAGTGTGTGGGCCAGCGCCATAGAGCAAGTCTGGAAGAAAGACAGGGCAACTCGACTTCAAGAAACTGAAAATCTGCGTACTTGGTATGGGAAAAAGTACAACTGGGAGAGCCAGTGTAACGACTTCGTTAACAAACTCCGCACCATTGACAGTGGTAAGAATAAGAAAGGGAGAATACTAGCAAATTGTTGGCCTCGCTTAAAATCTGAAAACTTGGAACACAACACCAGGTGCCTCTCCTCTGTTTCCGCACAGAACATTCTGGAAAAACTTCGGCGTGAAGTGGAAGAACTTGAGGCAGAGGCGAACGAACTTGAACAGCAGctaaaagaaagcaaagaaaaacttctacTCGAGGTAGAATTTCCATCCATTGATTCCAAACAGCAGAAATCTTCCTCGTCAGACAAAGAGGTGATGTTTAATGGCGAGGTTCCATCAGAAGCAGAGGTAGCTAAAGATATGGAGAGACAAGTTATGGCCAACAATATCAGAATTTTGACTCttgagaaacaaaatggaaagtCGAAGAAGTCTATATCTGTCTTGATGAATGCTCGAGAAAACATCTCCAAAAAAAGA GTACAAGAACCTGTTCCATTGTGGAAGCAACACAGTGACGAACCTGAACTAACTGAAGAACAGAAAGATTTACCCAGAAG GTCTCCTGCGCAGaatttttataaagaaaactCAAATGTTTCTTACAAGCGCTCTGCATCTGCCGTAAGAGAAGGACAGCGGTCGTACTCAGACCACTACATGTCAAACCAAATACAACCCCACCCACCTGAGAAACCTAGAGCCCAGTCCGCGAAGACAAGGACAATGGCAACAACCACAAGATTTTCTGAGACTAAACAAAGTGCTTCGTTGAGTGCGAAACCTGCTGCCAATGGGAAACATGCAACAAGGATATTAGGAAGACTAGCGGAAGGACACACACAGAAACACGAATGGGAACATTCTCCTGCCCCTACCCTGGACATAACAGTCCGTGAGGGGAGGGGTGGGCGTGACATTAGACGCACGAGCCCTGCCTCAACACGGTACACGCCCATGAACGTGTTTGTTTGTATGAGTTGTGATAAGATGTACAAGACACAGAAAGATTTGGATATCCATAAATCTTTTTGTTACGATGCAATTAATGCAAACTATAAGTGA
- the LOC131797363 gene encoding penicillin V acylase has protein sequence MKFALVVPILLKLFLATDACTEIRVIAEDKTVIVGRSMEFIMDLSSHVVVEPKDYPHTAELPKTCSRSSPAITWTNSYKIAYIDAWNLPYATDGQNDAGLSVGALMFPVFAKYQVVPQDKCGSAISNSQFLSWILGNFATAEEVRMAWKKDSFPLVWGQSVNGSISELHWSITDKSGDGIVIEYTEQGPKLHENTIGVVTNSPPYDFQMLNLRNYVQLSKFAHDPLVLGETTFPPTGQGSGLLGVPGDLTPPSRLVRSAAMVHFADTAKKSDEAVNLAFHIMNTVDIPRGVAASHDHPDMPDYTSWVVVKDLTNKAMYFRTYEDLTIRVIHLDKVTTGKKLKLKLGNSIGGFVDVTGDLEDAQVHTEL, from the coding sequence ATGAAGTTTGCACTCGTGGTTCCAATACTGCTAAAGCTTTTTCTTGCCACTGACGCTTGTACCGAGATCCGAGTGATCGCCGAGGACAAAACCGTCATAGTCGGGCGGAGCATGGAGTTTATTATGGATCTTTCGTCGCATGTCGTGGTGGAACCCAAGGATTACCCCCACACTGCAGAACTGCCAAAGACTTGTTCCCGTAGTTCACCAGCAATAACCTGGACCAACAGCTACAAGATCGCTTACATTGACGCTTGGAATTTGCCTTATGCAACTGATGGCCAAAATGACGCTGGACTTTCCGTTGGTGCACTCATGTTTCCTGTTTTTGCCAAATATCAGGTTGTCCCCCAGGACAAGTGCGGCTCGGCCATTTCCAACTCGCAGTTCCTGTCATGGATTCTAGGCAACTTCGCAACTGCTGAAGAGGTGCGAATGGCTTGGAAAAAGGACTCATTTCCACTTGTGTGGGGACAATCTGTGAACGGGTCCATCTCCGAATTGCACTGGTCCATCACCGACAAAAGTGGTGACGGAATCGTCATTGAGTACACCGAACAGGGACCAAAGCTGCACGAAAATACAATTGGTGTCGTGACCAACTCTCCACCCTATGACTTCCAAATGCTGAACCTCCGCAATTACGTCCAGCTTTCCAAGTTCGCTCATGATCCTTTGGTATTGGGTGAAACAACGTTCCCACCCACTGGCCAAGGAAGTGGACTTCTTGGTGTCCCAGGAGATCTCACTCCTCCATCGAGACTGGTACGTTCTGCAGCCATGGTGCACTTTGCTGATACTGCCAAGAAAAGTGATGAGGCGGTGAATTTGGCTTTCCACATCATGAACACTGTTGATATTCCTCGCGGAGTCGCCGCATCCCATGATCATCCAGATATGCCTGACTACACTTCTTGGGTTGTGGTCAAGGACCTCACCAACAAGGCAATGTACTTTCGCACTTATGAAGATCTCACCATCCGCGTGATTCATCTAGACAAAGTGACCACTGGCAAGAAGTTGAAACTCAAGCTTGGAAACTCTATTGGAGGGTTTGTGGATGTCACCGGAGATCTTGAGGATGCTCAGGTGCATACTGAACTTTAA
- the LOC131797364 gene encoding 2-oxoglutarate and iron-dependent oxygenase domain-containing protein 2: protein MADEPEHFVCQCFFTHNIFLNDYEAHVTFKSKVQFENEYRKALYHRGCTTDEQWQEVLKQVEDEIERRKKLGRDSQRHKKIIITDYKPLHPDVYILQESFLADNFLSLVHYARDDVTATADGLLSMIKHCDAEKVYSFQVFTPEFCKKFIEEISNFENTDLPKGRPNTMNNFGVLLNELGFDENFFSPLRTNYLMPITRLLYPECGGNALDSHKAFTVHYKIGEDLDLSYHYDNAEVTLNVSLGKEFVGGELFFGDMRQVPLRDTECTQCEHVTSYGLLHRGQHMHGALPIQSGERINLIIWMRSSVVRNKLCPMCGMEPRLMPCSGEGDGFTTGNSVPVCSAL, encoded by the exons ATGGCGGACGAACCTGAACATTTCGTCTGTCAGTGTTTTTTCACCCATAATATTTTTCTGAATGACTACGAAGCTCACGTTACCTTCAAAAGTAAAGTTCAATTCGAGAACGAGTATCGGAAG GCACTTTATCACAGAGGCTGTACAACGGACGAACAGTGGCAAGAAGTGCTTAAGCAA GTAGAAGATGAAatagaaagaagaaagaagctTGGAAGAGATTCACAGAGGCATAAAAAGATCATCATCACTGATTATAAACCACTTCATCCTGATGTGTACATTTTACAG GAATCATTTcttgctgataattttctttcattggtgCATTATGCTAGAGATGATGTGACAGCCACAGCTGATGGATTGCTATCCATGATAAAACATTGTGACG CTGAAAAAGTCTACTCATTTCAAGTATTTACACCAGAATTCTGTAAGAAGTTTATTGAAGAAATAAGCAACTTTGAAAACACAGATCTCCCCAAGGGAAGGCCAAACACAATGAACAACTTTGGG gttttaCTGAATGAGCTTGGTtttgatgagaattttttttcacctctgAGAACAAATTACTTGATGCCAATCACAAGATTGTTGTATCCTGAATGTGGGGGCAACGCCTTAGATTCACACAAGGCATTCACAGTACATTACAAGATAGGAGAAGATCTGGACCTCAGTTATCACTATGATAACGCTGAGGTCACTTTAAATGTTTCACTTGGTAAGGAGTTTGTTGGAGGAGAGTTGTTTTTTGGTGATATGAGACAG GTCCCCCTGAGAGATACAGAATGTACCCAGTGTGAACATGTAACAAGTTACGGACTTCTTCACAGAGGTCAACATATGCATGGAGCATTGCCCATCCAATCAGGAGAAAGAATCAACTTGATTATCTGGATGCGTAGTTCTGTAGTGCGTAATAAATTGTGTCCGATGTGTGGCATGGAGCCTAGACTAATGCCATGTTCTGGTGAGGGGGATGGATTTACCACCGGAAATTCTGTGCCAGTCTGTTCAGCCCTTTAA
- the LOC131797373 gene encoding DNA-directed RNA polymerase III subunit RPC9: MEVLNDKAALLSNYEVYQLLLETENQNKVDKAKKRQKHLVNLSTICYEARKHLEKTPCKHQSPEVIEEFVKAMQPFNLTRAEKLQLLNLRPTTPVEIQLIIEDSEERLKTDQEIEELLNVIATKLPDPNEETVVEETQEDDEEMS; the protein is encoded by the exons ATGGAAGT tcttAATGACAAGGCGGCTTTGTTGAGCAATTACGAG GTTTATCAACTGTTGCTTGAGacagaaaaccaaaacaaagttGATAAGGCTAAGAAGAGGCAGAAACACCTTGTTAACTTGTCAACAATTTGCTATGAG GCTCGGAAGCATTTAGAGAAAACTCCTTGTAAACACCAG agtCCAGAAGTAATAGAAGAATTTGTCAAAGCAATGCAGCCATTCAACTTAACAAG AGCCGAGAAGCTTCAACTGTTGAACCTTAGACCTACTACACCAGTTGAAATTCAGCTG ATCATTGAAGATAGTGAAGAGCGTTTGAAAACTGATCAAGAGATTGAGGAACTTTTGAATGTGATTGCTACAAAGCTTCCTGATCCTAATGAAGAGACAGTGGTAGAGGAAACACAGGAAGATGATGAGGAAATGTCTTAG
- the LOC131797310 gene encoding D-inositol 3-phosphate glycosyltransferase-like, whose amino-acid sequence MPSSLRAPGSSEEKLKVFLLSSEWWSRKGGISTLNRILAIQLAKHPLVEVTVFLLECNEEEKKDAVSHNIKVVKAERQVGLEEKVWLCFPPRDLQIDIVIGHGAVLGAPAKIIRDNRKCKWVQVTHTAPKELGMWKAYQDSIARSETKHKTEVELCENADFVVGVGPKLSESFQSYLCWCKNPDDVLTLIPGIFNEYSDIEHVPRDGKKCRVLTFGRGDEEDFKLKGFDIAAKAVARLSDTILIFAGALEEDLQQVTDRFLECNISPENLDVRSFLENKHELIRLFCEVDLALMPSRTDGFGFTALEALSAGLPVLVSGNTGFGEALSKIAFGSFYVIDSQDPSVWADAIKQVWRKNWKTRRQESDYLRTCYRKEYNWEKQCNDLVAKCRRAVYDEQKQLETCSEENPNQTVTSHNVLEKRMERGPNTHLLQIVDESWLCPTTTQQRNKGTIMDERHIDKTTVTEQEEECDRRFSLGDLHKGIYELT is encoded by the exons ATGCCGTCTAGCTTACGAGCACCAGGTTCAtctgaagaaaaattgaaagttttccttttgtcATCTGAGTGGTGGTCCAGGAAGGGAGGAATATCAACCTTGAACAGAATACTTGCCATTCAGTTAGCGAAACATCCGTTGGTTGAGGTTACAGTCTTCCTTCTTGAATGCAatgaagaggaaaagaaagacgCCGTCTCACACAACATCAAAGTTGTTAAAGCCGAAAGGCAGGTTgggttggaggaaaaagtttgGCTTTGCTTTCCACCTCGTGATCTCCAGATTGATATAGTTATTGGCCATGGAGCTGTCCTTGGTGCACCAGCAAAGATTATTAGAGACAATCGCAAGTGCAAGTGGGTACAAGTCACTCACACAGCGCCAAAGGAACTGGGCATGTGGAAAGCCTACCAGGATTCTATCGCGAGAAGTGAAACAAAGCACAAAACTGAAGTTGAACTATGTGAAAATGCTGACTTTGTCGTTGGAGTTGGGCCAAAGCTAAGTGAATCATTCCAAAGTTATCTTTGCTGGTGTAAAAATCCTGATGATGTTTTAACTCTTATTCCGGGAATTTTTAACGAGTACTCGGACATAGAACACGTACCAAGAGATGGCAAAAAGTGTCGAGTTTTAACATTTGGCCGTGGAGATGAGGAAGATTTCAAACTGAAAGGGTTTGACATCGCAGCTAAAGCGGTAGCTAGGCTAAGTGACACAATACTTATCTTCGCCGGTGCTCTCGAGGAAGACCTTCAACAGGTTACTGATAGATTTTTGGAGTGCAACATTTCTCCAGAAAACCTGGATGTAAGAAGTTTCCTTGAGAATAAACATGAGCTAATCAGGTTATTTTGTGAGGTGGATCTTGCACTAATGCCTTCTCGGACGGACGGTTTTGGATTCACAGCACTTGAAGCTCTATCTGCTGGCCTGCCTGTACTTGTGAGTGGGAACACGGGATTTGGAGAGGCCCTCAGCAAGATTGCATTCGGTTCATTCTATGTAATCGATTCCCAAGATCCCAGTGTGTGGGCTGACGCTATAAAACAAGTTTGGaggaaaaactggaaaacgCGGCGTCAAGAAAGTGACTATCTGCGTACCTGTTACAGAAAAGAGTACAACTGGGAAAAACAGTGTAATGACCTCGTTGCCAAATGTCGCAGAGCTGTTTACG ACGAACAGAAACAGCTGGAGACTTGCTCGGAGGAGAATCCAAATCAAACGGTAACCTCTCATAACGTACTTGAGAAAAGAATGGAAAGAGGACCAAACACACATCTTCTTCAAATCGTCGATGAATCGTGGTTGTGCCCAACGACAACGCAACAAAGAAACAAGGGAACAATCATGGATGAGCGTCATATCGACAAGACAACTGTTACGGAACAGGAGGAAGAGTGTGATCGAAGATTTAGTTTAGGAGATCTTCACAAGGGGATCTACGAATTGACGtaa